From one Eucalyptus grandis isolate ANBG69807.140 chromosome 9, ASM1654582v1, whole genome shotgun sequence genomic stretch:
- the LOC104418315 gene encoding ras-related protein Rab11A, with product MASGGGYGDGNQKIDYVFKVVLIGDSAVGKSQILSRFARNEFSLDSKATIGVEFQTRTLVIQHKSVKAQIWDTAGQERYRAVTSAYYRGAVGAMLVYDITRRQSFDHIPRWLEELRSHADKNIVIILVGNKTDLENQRAVPTEDAKEFAQKEGLFFLETSALDSTNVESAFLTVLTEIFNIVNKKSLVAGESQTNGNPASLAGKKIIIPGPAQEIPAKNKMCCGT from the exons ATGGCGAGCGGAGGAGGCTACGGGGACGGGAACCAGAAGATCGACTACGTCTTCAAGGTGGTCCTGATCGGGGACTCCGCCGTCGGGAAGTCCCAGATACTCTCCCGCTTCGCCCGCAACGAGTTCAGCCTCGACTCCAAGGCCACCATCGGCGTCGAGTTCCAGACCCGGACCCTCGTCATCCAGCACAAGAGCGTCAAGGCCCAGATCTGGGACACCGCCGGCCAAGAACG ATACAGAGCTGTTACGAGTGCATATTATAGGGGTGCGGTGGGGGCAATGCTTGTTTATGACATTACCAGACGGCAGAGCTTTGATCACATACCTCGCTGGTTGGAAGAGCTGCGTAGCCATGCTGACAAGAACATCGTCATCATTCTGGTCGGTAACAAAACCGATCTCGAGAACCAACGTGCGGTGCCCACTGAGGACGCCAAAGAATTTGCCCAGAAGGAAGGGCTCTTCTTCTTGGAGACCTCTGCATTGGATTCTACCAATGTCGAGAGCGCATTCTTGACTGTCTTGACCGAGATATTCAACATCGTCAACAAGAAGAGCCTAGTTGCTGGAGAGAGCCAAACTAATGGCAATCCTGCATCTTTGGCTGGCAAAAAGATCATCATCCCGGGTCCTGCCCAAGAAATCCCAGCCAAGAACAAAATGTGTTGCGGAACATAA